A genome region from Mauremys reevesii isolate NIE-2019 linkage group 12, ASM1616193v1, whole genome shotgun sequence includes the following:
- the ADAMTS15 gene encoding A disintegrin and metalloproteinase with thrombospondin motifs 15, protein MLLLPGIFGLCLAVLPSLCSPLESEIVTPLRLDPDINGRQYFKRGPEEPSPQGVIFQITAFQEDFYLNLTPDAQFIAPAFAIHYLGASPSAARERPDLRHCFYSGDVNSDRESFAALSLCGGLRGAFGYRGAEYLISPLRNDTGNGALRNSQGEHLLQRRSAPIQAGDPTSRCGVGSSLNPAILQALEKYKGSHQPRKKQPNETRLPRKSGRAKRFVSIPRYVETLVVADESMVKFHGADLKHYLLTLMATAARLYRHPSILNPIHLAVVKFLVIGQDDKGPKITGNAALTLRNFCAWQKKWNKVSDKHPEYWDTAILFTKQDLCGATTCDTLGMADVGTMCDPKRSCSVIEDDGLPSAFTTAHELGHVFNMPHDNVKVCEEVFGRLKTNHMMSPTLIQIDRANPWSACSAAIITDFLDSGHGDCLLDQPIKPISLPEDLPGASYNLNQQCELAFGLGSKPCPYMQYCTKLWCTGKARGQIVCQTRHFPWADGTSCGEGRFCLKGTCVERHNISKYRVDGSWGKWTPYGQCSRTCGGGVQLAKRECNSPAPANGGKYCEGVRVKYRSCNLDLCSESGLGKSFREEQCEAFNGYNHSTNRLTATVSWVPKYSGVSPRDKCKLICRANGTGYFYVLAPKVVDGTPCAPDSTSVCVQGKCIKAGCDGKLGSKKKFDKCSVCGGDNKSCKKVSGLFTKPMHGYNFVVIIPAGASSIDIRQRGYKGLISDDNYLALKNSQGKYLLNGHFIVSAVERDLMVKGSVLRYSGTGTAVESLQAFKPIQEPLTVEVLSVGKMTPPRVRYSFYLPKESKDDKSSYWKDGKNPPVLSNNVLSLSNRLDPGRPNYKRVSYKWAASGWEACSVSCGNGLQKRSVHCRDSYGQLASVCDAAQRPVDVRICGDPCPMWEVSPWSPCSKTCGRGFKRRMLKCTVRAGQLLPRDRCNLRKKPQELDFCTLRPC, encoded by the exons atgctgctgcttccgggcaTCTTTGGGCTGTGCCTGGCCGTCCTGCCCTCGCTCTGCTCCCCCCTGGAGAGCGAGATCGTGACCCCGCTCCGCTTAGACCCGGACATCAATGGCCGGCAGTATTTCAAGAGGGGCCCCGaggagcccagcccccagggGGTGATTTTCCAGATCACCGCTTTCCAGGAGGATTTCTACTTGAACCTGACTCCAGACGCGCAGTTCATTGCGCCCGCCTTCGCCATCCACTACCTGGGCGCATCCCCCAGCGCGGCCAGGGAGCGCCCCGACCTCAGGCACTGCTTCTACTCCGGAGACGTCAACTCCGACCGGGAATCCTTCGCAGCCCTCAGCCTCTGCGGGGGGCTCCGGGGGGCTTTCGGGTACCGAGGGGCTGAGTATCTCATCAGCCCGCTCCGGAATGACACCGGGAACGGGGCGCTGAGGAACAGCCAGGGGGAGCACCTCTTGCAGCGCAGGAGCGCGCCTATCCAAGCCGGAGACCCCACCTCCAGGTGCGGcgtgggctccagcctgaacccggCCATCCTGCAAGCGCTGGAGAAATACAAAGGCTCCCACCAGCCGCGGAAGAAGCAGCCGAACGAGACCAGGCTGCCCAGGAAGAGCGGCCGCGCCAAGCGCTTCGTCTCCATCCCCAGGTACGTGGAGACGCTGGTGGTGGCGGACGAGTCCATGGTGAAGTTCCACGGGGCTGACTTGAAGCACTATCTGCTCACCCTCATGGCCACGGCGGCCAGGCTCTACAGGCACCCCAGCATCCTCAACCCCATCCACCTCGCCGTAGTCAAATTCCTGGTCATCGGCCAGGACGACAAGGGGCCCAAGATCACGGGGAACGCGGCGCTCACCCTGCGGAACTTCTGCGCCTGGCAGAAGAAGTGGAACAAAGTGAGCGACAAGCACCCCGAGTACTGGGACACCGCCATCCTCTTCACcaagcag GATTTGTGTGGCGCCACCACCTGCGACACCCTGGGGATGGCCGACGTTGGCACCATGTGTGACCCCAAGCGCAGCTGCTCGGTCATCGAGGACGACGGGCTGCCATCCGCCTTCACCACGGCTCACGAGCTGG GGCACGTGTTCAACATGCCCCACGACAACGTGAAGGTCTGTGAGGAAGTCTTCGGCAGGCTGAAGACCAACCACATGATGTCACCCACCCTCATACAGATCGATCGTGCCAACCCCTGGTCAGCCTGCAGCGCCGCTATAATCACCGACTTCCTGGACAGCGGGCACG GGGACTGCCTGCTGGATCAGCCCATCAAGCCCATCTCGCTGCCGGAGGACCTCCCTGGGGCCAGCTACAACCTCAACCAGCAGTGCGAGCTGGCCTTTGGCCTCGGCTCCAAACCCTGCCCCTACATGCAATACTGCACCAAGCTCTGGTGCACGGGGAAAGCCCGGGGTCAGATTGTTTGCCAGACGCGCCACTTCCCCTGGGCCGACGGCACcagctgcggggaggggaggttcTGCCTGAAGGGCACGTGTGTCGAGAGGCATAACATCAGTAAGTACAGG GTGGATGGCAGCTGGGGGAAGTGGACCCCGTATGGTCAGTGCTCTCGGACCTGCGGTGGGGGAGTCCAGCTAGCCAAGCGCGAGTGCaacagccccgcgcctgccaatGGAGGGAAGTACTGCGAAGGCGTCCGAGTCAAGTACCGCTCCTGTAACCTCGACCTTTGTTCTGAGTCAG GGCTAGGAAAGAGTTTCCGAGAGGAGCAGTGCGAGGCTTTCAACGGCTACAATCACAGCACCAACCGGCTCACTGCCACCGTCTCTTGGGTCCCGAAGTACTCGGGAGTCTCGCCTCGGGACAAATGCAAGCTCATCTGCAGAGCTAATGGCACCGGTTACTTCTACGTATTGGCTCCTAAG GTTGTGGATGGCACTCCCTGCGCGCCCGACTCCACCTCGGTCTGCGTCCAGGGCAAATGCATCAAAGCGGGATGCGACGGCAAGCTGGGCTCCAAGAAGAAGTTTGACAAGTGCAGCGTGTGTGGAGGAGACAACAAGAGCTGCAAGAAGGTCTCGGGCTTGTTCACCAAACCCAT GCACGGCTACAACTTTGTGGTGATCATCCCAGCAGGAGCCTCCAGCATTGACATCAGGCAGCGGGGCTACAAGGGCCTCATCAGCGACGATAACTACCTAGCTCTGAAGAACAGCCAAGGCAAGTATCTGCTGAACGGGCACTTCATCGTCTCGGCTGTGGAGAGGGACCTGATGGTGAAGGGCAGCGTGCTGCGGTACAGCGGGACGGGCACGGCGGTGGAAAGCCTCCAGGCCTTCAAGCCCATCCAGGAGCCGCTGACCGTGGAGGTGTTGTCAGTGGGGAAGATGACCCCACCACGCGTGCGCTACTCCTTCTACCTGCCCAAGGAGAGCAAAGACGATAAGTCCTCTTACTGGAAAGACGGGAAAAACCCGCCCGTGCTCAGCAACAACGTCCTGAGCTTGTCCAACCGCTTGGATCCGGGCAGGCCGAATTACAAACGTGTGTCCTACAAGTGGGCGGCCAGTGGTTGGGAGGCCTGTTCCGTCTCCTGCGGCAACGGGCTGCAGAAGCGCTCCGTACACTGTCGCGACTCCTACGGCCAACTGGCCTCCGTGTGCGATGCTGCCCAGCGGCCCGTCGATGTCAGGATATGcggtgacccctgccccatgtggGAGGTGAGCCCCTGGTCCCCCTGCTCCAAAACCTGCGGCCGGGGCTTCAAGAGGCGCATGTTGAAATGCACGGTGCGGGCCGGCCAGCTCTTGCCTCGGGATCGCTGCAACCTCAGGAAGAAGCCTCAGGAGCTGGACTTCTGCACCCTGAGGCCATGCTGA